A stretch of Triticum aestivum cultivar Chinese Spring chromosome 1D, IWGSC CS RefSeq v2.1, whole genome shotgun sequence DNA encodes these proteins:
- the LOC123181644 gene encoding BOI-related E3 ubiquitin-protein ligase 1, with protein sequence MGDLGVRVVGRGCAAPMEPRKEMAPPSLEQQQQQPPLFMDFSRRDGVADGGNGRKRPRETVAPPARLFSLQAPQGSPGHKVIHLAQLHRRPPATGLRLDFDEGGSEHAACTSSTSPLIPGELAAQCGRYSNEIDRLLQEHAERLRLALADTRRRQNRSLLGAAEALAARRVREMEAETFKAARRGVELEERLARLRAEAASWQAKAMSDQSTAAALHAQLQQAAATAQARSGKAALDDDGAADDAESGFIDPDRVVEVAAPPPARPCRGCRLRPATTVLLPCRHLCVCDACDPGASASLAAAAACPTCRCPVTGTVQVFFA encoded by the exons ATGGGTGATCTGGGCGTCCGGGTTGTGGGCAGAGGCTGCGCTGCGCCGATGGAGCCGCGCAAGGAGATGGCGCCGCCAtcgctggagcagcagcagcagcagcctcccCTGTTCATGGATTTCTCCCGTCGAGATGGAG TCGCAGATGGCGGCAACGGGCGGAAGCGGCCGCGCGAGACCGTGGCGCCGCCGGCACGGCTCTTCTCCCTGCAGGCGCCGCAGGGTTCTCCGGGGCACAAGGTGATACACCTGGCGCAGCTGCACCGGCGGCCGCCGGCGACGGGCCTGCGGCTCGACTTCGACGAGGGAGGCTCGGAGCACGCGGCGTGCACGTCCTCGACGTCGCCCCTTATCCCCGGCGAGCTCGCCGCCCAGTGCGGGCGGTACAGTAACGAGATCGACCGGCTGCTCCAGGAACAC GCGGAGCGACTCCGGCTTGCGCTGGCTGACACGAGGCGTCGGCAGAACCGCTCGCTGCTGGGCGCCGCAGAGGCGCTGGCCGCACGGCGGGTCAGGGAGATGGAGGCGGAGACCTTcaaggcggcgcggcgcggcgtcgAGCTGGAGGAGCGGCTGGCCCGGCTGAGGGCGGAGGCGGCGTCGTGGCAAGCCAAGGCAATGTCCGACCAGTCCACGGCGGCCGCGCTCCACGCGCAGTTGCAGCAGGCGGCGGCCACAGCGCAGGCGAGGAGCGGCAAGGCCGCCTTGGacgacgacggcgcggcggacgacGCCGAGTCCGGCTTCATCGACCCTGACAGGGTGGTGGAGGTGGCGGCCCCGCCACCGGCCAGGCCGTGCCGCGGGTGCCGGCTCCGGCCGGCCACCACCGTGCTGCTCCCGTGCAGGCACCTCTGCGTGTGCGACGCGTGCGACCCCGGCGCCtcggcctccctcgccgccgccgcggcctgccCCACGTGCCGCTGCCCCGTCACCGGCACCGTGCAGGTCTTCTTCGCGTGA